The Larus michahellis chromosome 8, bLarMic1.1, whole genome shotgun sequence nucleotide sequence ACCAAGGCCTACCAGGACAGATGTGAGTACAACTGCACGCATCTGCTGCAGCTGTGACAGCACCTGGGGAAAGGGGGTTTTAAGCCACTTCCCAGacttggaatcacagaatgttttgggttggagtggaccttaaagaccatctagttccaacccccctgccatgtgaGGGGCACCTCCCagcagaccaggttgcttaaagccccgtccaacctggccttgaacacctccagggatgggacagccacaacTTCACATGGAAAGGGGCTTATTTCTTTCTAGCTGCTATGGGGCACACTCCTCagacatttactttctttttagaTGGCGATCTTGGTGTCCACGGAAATGCAAGGACGTGCCTGATGAAGCAGAAGCACAGGAtgatggaggagaggaaggcacaAGCAAACGCATCTCAGTAGATCTAAATGGTTAGCATCCCCACGGTGCTTGTGTGGAATAGTGCATGTTGCCTCTTTGAACTCTGATGCTGTTGACCTCTACAATAAATGTGCAGCCCAGACATCTGCCATACAACCTGAATTTAGACTCGTTCTTTGAAGAGACCTGCAAACATTTACAGAATTCTTCCCTTTTCAGCTCTGCGTTCATCTTTGAATTCCAGCTGATTGTTACCATCCCACGGAATCCCAGTCAGCGCCACGCTCCAGGCACCCCTGGCTGCCTTAGCTGACATTTCCCCTCGGGAGCTCTCTCCCCCACCTCCATCAACCAGCAGAAAcactctgctgctctgcccagccctggcagagaaTTCCCCCAGTTAGGGTAAAGATTACGTGCTGTAGGACAGCACATAATCTTCAGAGCTGTTTCTAGACCCCATTTGGGATTAATACATGATTAACAAGGCTCAGTGTAATGTAACGTACCATTTCATTCAACAGATGTTCAGGCTCTGGCCTGCAGACGTGAACCTACTTAAATCCCCAGCAGAGATTTAATCCATCTGCCCACTGAATGCATCAGCCATCCCGTCAAACCAATCACAATTTCTTGTTCACTGATCACTTTATTGTCTTGTACAAAACCCACTTAAGTTGTTgccacagcagctgcctgggtTCTCTGCACCGAGACTCTGGTGTGGGTCTTCGCCAGATGATCAGTGAActcctgcaaaaaataaataaatgttttattttcttgagcCACTATCACAGGTTTCTCAGCACTGCATCCCTTTGCAACAAGTTGTGTATGTGGGAGCTGGGGCAGTTCAGAtacaatttatatttttactgAGCATTTCAAAGCTTTCCTTTGTCCACGAAACGCCGTTTTTAAGTATTATTACTCAAAactgcaagctgaaaaaaaatataatcacacACTACCTGACAGTCAGCTCTGACTACAACTCTACTCCCCCATTACTAAGCTGCACATTCTTTGGGTACAACATCTGAACTTTACAGGGTGGGAAGGGCAAGATTTGAGctgcaaaatgcagaaatactCTTACCTGGTAAGGAGACTTGGTGAAGACAGTCTCTTTCCAGAGGTCAGGGGTCAGATAACTGTAGGTCTTGGAGATGGCATCAAAGGTGGCTTTAGCTACCGAGATAAGTCAAACATTAGACATCACTGCAAAAGAAATACGCTCACTAGTACCCACCCACACAGCTCCAAAAATGTAGAATTTAGGAAGGAACAGGGAGACCATAGCAGGGTCTCCCTGATATACACACCCAAAACTcaagtttctttctctctccatatACGACAATTACACTACTTCAAACAAGTGCAATCGCGCAGattgggagatttttttttttagcaatgcaCATATAAAAAGACAATTTATTGTAATTAACTTTTACAGAACTTCAGGATCATCTACAGTGGGACTAACCTGCACTGTAAAAAGTAACAGAAGTCTTCCCTTTTGCTGAACTGCTAGAAACTTTCGGTTCAACGTGTAttaaaaaatactacagaaagGGGTATGTTATGTCCCTGTCAATGACAAAAACGGCAATACATACAGCTAAGCTACCACAAGAAAAGCTAAAGCTTACCGAAGTTGCCGAGGGTGGCAGTGCAGCCCCTGGCCGAGGTGTAACAGTCATCGATACCGGCCATCATCAGCAGCTTCTTGGGGACAGGGGCAGACACAATCCCTGTCCCGCGGGGGGCCGGGATCAGACGCACCAGGACAGATCCACACCGGCCGGTGACCTACACAAATACAGCGGGGGTTACATCTCCCAAAAACACACGCTATAGCATCATCACTGAGACGAGGCCCAGCGAGCCCTCACCTTGCAAGGCACGGTGTGGGGCTTGCCGATCTTGTTCCCCCAATAGCCTCGTCGTACAGGTACGATGGATAACTTGGCCAAAATGATTGCCCCACGAATAGCAGTGGCAACTTCTTTAGAGCATTTGACACCAAGACCAACGTGGCCGTTGTAGTCCCCGATAGCGACAAAAGCCTAGGATTGAAAGAAGAGTTTTCAGTGGTGGCTGCACTGCATGGGGTCTTCCATCAAGGATGGTCTCTCAACAAGGATAACCCCAGGTGCGAGCTCAGCACTGAACAGTCTCAGCTCCCTCCAAGTACAAATCAAAACATCACCTGCTAAAACCTGCACAGCAGAGCTCACAGCTTAAGAAACCCATTTTTCCCCTTAAGAGTTCCTCCTTCAGTCAAAAAACAGCTACGGCTGAAGAACTGTGACTCAAATCCCTGCTACAGCCTCATACTCTTCAAAGGTCCCACTAATTTCCAAACAGCGTTCCCTCTTTGTAGCTAAGACTTCTCTCTCTCCACAGCCCCTGAAAAGCCAACATCGTAGCACAAGTACAACTTAATTTTGTGCTAGGGCTGTTTCAAGTAACATTTAAACATATTACGAGGGTTTTAAAGCCAATACAAAAACTTCGTAAGCTGCACAAGCAAATCTCCATACCAAAATATTTGCTAAACACtattgaagaaaattaaaagtatttgaaCTAATTTATCGatatggtattaaaaaaaaaagtagctgacACATACAAAGTTTTTGCTgtgagaaagcaggagaaaaaggcTACCTTAAACCTGGTACGCTGACCAGCACGAGTCTGTTTCTGGACAGGCATGATCTTCAAAACTTCATCTTTCAGAGAAGACCCCAGGAAGAAATCGATGATCTCCGATTCCTGCAAGAGTCAGTCATTTAATCACACAAGGCCacacttttaaaacaaaccaaacacagctAATAAGGCTCCTACAATTCAAGTTCAATAATCCTCTACACATGTACTTTTTTAAACAATAAGTACTTAAGAATGTTGAATTTTGCCAGCATAAACTCATTCTAGCTTGCTAGACAGTCCAACGTAGCAAGGTAACATTTCAATTTTCCATCGCTGAGCAGAGCTATGACAGAAACACTTAGGCAACGTGCTGCCATCTCCACACAAAGCAGACTacaacacacaaaacccaccatGCTTCACAAGTGACTGCGTTGGTCCCTCAGTTTCTGCTGACTTATGCCTTCAACTCGAACCCCCTTAACCTAAAGCATCCTAAAGAGCAAATGGAGCAACTACTGTGAGCTCTGCATTTCAGATTAAGATTCCGCTGCTCGTTCCTTTAACATACACAAAGCCTACCTTGATTGGAAGCGAGAAGAGATAGATCTCCTCAAGAGACTTGATCTTCATATCCTTGACCAGGCGACCAAGCTTGGTGACAGGAATCCACTAACAAAGAAATCCGTGCAAAAGGGTCAGCGGCAgcaccagctgccagccctgcaaggGAACCGGCTGGGCTTCCGCTCCGGCTCTCGGGATGGCAGCAGAGACCAGACTGTCCCACAGGGCCCAGCTCCACCACCCGGGACGACCCCACACAGCCCGCCCAGCCCCGGGTTCCACTTACTTCCTTATCTTCGGCCTTGCCTCcacgggccccgcggcctctcccCCGGCCCCTGCCGCGGCCGCGcccgcggccccgcagcccggTCCCGAAGCCGCCGCGGAAGCCCCCTCGGGCCGCTCCTGCACCTCCCGCAGCACCGGCGTCGTCCGCCATTTGCTAGAGCAGAAAAGGGCGCGTTAGCCGGGacaccgccgccgccgcaccggcgGGAAACGGCAGAGCCCGGAGGCAGCCGATACAGCCGGGCGCGGTCGCCCCCGGCCCCGATGAGGGTGGATGGGACACaggccgcgccgctccgccggcGCCATCGCGCCCGCCCGCCGCACTTACGTGATCTCTCAGAGTAGAAGGCCGGACGGCCCCGCCGCTGGCTATTTATACTCCGCCGGGGTCTCGCGagagcgccgcccgccccgcgcgctGAATGAGGAATACACTGCGGGGCAGAGCGGCGCCTTCCGCCCGCTTATACAGGTTGCGGGGCGGGGAGACCCATCGGCAGCCGTGCGCATGCGCCGAGTCGGATATATAAGGGGGCACGCGCACGTACCGCTCAGTCTGAGGGGATGGTAGGTGTTGTGGTATCTATTGCCTTTTGTGTTCCTGGAACGTTTAAAAAAGGCTTTTGGGATGCTTATGGTGCTGTCTGAGTTGGTGTTGGGTGGGCCGCAGAGGGGAGGGCCTCGGTGAGCGGCCTGGGAAGGTGTTTCGGGGGTCGCGTTAGCTGTGGGCGCCGGGCGCAGTCTGAAAATCACTTGAGGTCTCCTGTGGCCCCTGGTGAGATAACTGTGCCGACAGTATAGGGAACATTAAGCTTATTGCCCACGGTAATGCGTGGGGAATGAAACCCATGTTCCCATAACCCTTTACTTAGCAGGCATCGGGGAATGATGTGTGCTGAGGCTATGGCCGTTTCtcagagttaatttttttctccatcagcaGGTGCTGAGCGCGGCCCGGGACCGCTCGGTCTCCCCGGGCGGACGGAGCTGCCGGGCGTGGGGCTGCTCAGGCCTCGCCTTCCCGAGTGGGAGCCGCCGGCCCCGTCGTGTGCGGCGCCATGTGCGTGTCTGACACCTTCAGGGTGATTCCTGCCTCCTTGGTGAGCCCTGCGAAGCAAAGGGGGCGCTGTAATGGGTGATGGCGGAGTATCGACAGCTGGAACGCGTTGAAATGATTcagctatgtatttttttatatgcaATAAAAGATGAATCACTTGAAAGCTTGTTTGTCAAGCCTGTGTTGTTCCTGTTGACTTAAAAATCCCACATTTCCCTGTGGTTGGAGCTGGGGGGTCGCTTCGTTGGGGCGGGAGTATGCTGATGGAGAACGCTTCGGAGCAGTGTGCGGGGGCTGCTCCGTCCTCACCACCGCGGGGGCTACGGAGGCGGTAGGGGCACCGCCCCCTGCCCACACTAAAGATGGTGGTCACGGCGTCCTTGCGCGGTGCGTCACGTCCGTGCGCCGGAAGTGGCGCCCTTCTCCCGTAGCAACCGGGAGCGCCGGAAGCGGCCGGCACGCGGAGCGCGGCGGTGCGGGAGATGGAGgcggccgccgccagccccgtGCGCTTCAAGAGCAAGTGAGGAGCGGCCGGGATGGCTGGGGCTGGGCCGCCGCGGTTGTGATATAACCCCCTGCCTgcccgtctctctctctctctcttccagctACGCCGTGTCGAGGAAGATCGAGCCTTTCTACAAGGGAGGGCGAGTCCAGGTACTGAGGCAGCGAGGGGCGGGGTTGGGAATACCACCCTCTCCCGGCTCCGTAACGTTCCCGTGTTCTGTTCCCTTTTCGCCAGATAAACCGGGATGGAAAGTTCATGTTTTGCCCCTGTGGGACCAAGCTGAACGTCATCGAGGTGGAAACGGGAGCTCTCCACAGCCTCCAGCAGGTGAGGAGGCTGTGCTTGTCCGCAGCAcgagaaggacgtggacctgttggagcaggcccagagaAGGCCGTGAGGATGCTctaagggctggagcacctctgctgtgaggacaggctgagttgggattattcagcccggagaagagaaggctccggggagaccttattgcagccttccagtgtctgaagggggcctatgagaaagttggggagggacttcttacaagggtGCGTAACAATGGGATGAGGtataacggcttcaaactggaagagggtagatctagattagatatcagtaaaaaaaatttcactttaaGGGTGGCAAGAtgctggaacaagttgcccagagaagctgtggctgccccatccctggaggtgttcaaggccaggctggacggggctttgggaaacctggtctggtgggaggtgtccctgcccagggcagggggcttagaactggatgacctttaaggtcgcttccagcccaaaccgttctatgagaTCCAGCCTCTTTTGACTGGTGGTGAAACTGCTGAGAGTTTCCCAAGGCTCCTGGGgcatttttctgctcttgctgGCTGTTGTTCTAAAACTCCCCGGAGCGAGAAGTGGAGGATGAGAATTGCTCTAAATGCAGACAGATGTTATTTGTGTTGTCCCTAAgtgcagctgggagctgctggctgtgctctGTGTCAGCAGAAGCATGTACAGAAGGGAACTCTGTGAACATGCCACTCTACGGGgggtttaaatgttttttttttttcctttaacttttatAGGATGAAGAAGAGGATATCACTTCATTTGTTCTTAGCCCTGACGATGAGGTAtgtgtttggtgtgtggttttCTGTGCTGCCCTGTCAGGCCTGATAAAAGCCAGTGGACACTGAAGGCTTCCCTGCCTGGAAGTGCCCTGCATTTCCAGAGATCCCTGCGGAATCCTCTCAGGCACTTCTGTCTGTCTCCCCTTCTGGGCTCAGGTCAGACAGGAATGCTGAGAGACTGAGCTTCAAAAGTGTCATAGCAACTGgcatttctgtgctttgcctGTGGGCACTGGAAGAAATTGAAATCTAGTTAGTAGTTAACGGTGTTTCTTTCGCCTTGCTTTTGCGCAGATCCTGGTGACAGGGAGCCGAGCCCTGTTGCTGAAGCAGTGGAACTGGCGAGAGAACAAGTGCGTTCGCACATGGAAAGCTGTGCACACAGCACCGGTTGCTAGCATGGCCTTTGACTCTACTTCAACGTTGTTAGCCACAGGTACAATCCTATTTCAGTGTCACATGATGGGAATGATATTGAGTGGCCCTTCTGCTTTTGAATAACGTAGCTCAGCTGGACACAGCCTGAGGTGGTGGCCTCCTGAATTCAGACATAATCAGAAGAGGTTTTACTTGGGTAGAAGTGATGTCTTGACAGACAAGGGATCCTTTCAGTGTTCTATCTAAAATATACTTAGTAAAATAGTGATAAAAATCAGGCATCTGTGAGATAGTGTGGTGTAGTTATCCTAGTGCAGAACTGGAATGCTTGGAGATGGAAGAGGGCAGGCATGACCTGTAACTTAATTGTACTCCAGGATTCTTGTCTGCGAGCAGTCAGGTTTTGCCCAGCTCTCTGAAAGTGTAAGGTGCCCCTGAGCTTCTCTTGGTGTGGGTTGTCGTtatcaaattcatttttctttctgctgcctctgcaaCCCATGAAATTTTGCAGTTGCTGATGTGTTGGACCTCTGGTCTCTCTCTCCTCTGTAGTTCATTCGTATATGCCCTTCTTTACCCAGGTGGCTGTGACAGCACCATTAAGATCTGGGATATGATCAAGCAGTACTGCACACACAACCTAAAAGGATCTTCAGGAGTTGTACAGTAAGGATGGGTCTCATTTGTCAGTCACTGGCGTTAGTGTGATGTTTGGACACTGGGATTGATGTGAAATGTCTGGAGTTAATGGAATGTGAAGGCCCGTTCTGGGCTCTTTTGTTTCCCGTTTTTTGAAATGTCTAGTGAAGGAGCAGGGCTATGACTGACTTTAGTCCAGAGAGAAAAGACTTGGATCAATAAatctgtgtcgtggtttgggctgggatctAAATGGAATATCTGTGCTTACTACCTGATGCACTTCAAGAATGTGGGAAGACTGGCAAAGATCGGTTGTAAATTTTTCTGGTGGGTGGCAGAGGAATGAAGTCCTACAAAGTCCACTTATAAATTCATCTCAACTGATCCGTCAAACTCTTTGTGTAgaatgtgtatttatttaaatgttgGGCTAATGCCAGCATGCCAGATGGTTTATTCCTGTCCTGTTCAAGTGCATCTCCTTCTGTTTAGCCTTGTTGAGTTCCACCCTGATATCTCCCGTCTGCAACTCTTCTCCTCCTCAATTGACTACAAAATCCGCATCTGGGACCTGAATTCCAGCAAGTGTGTTGCTATGCTGGATGGCCACTTCAGTGCTGTCACCTCGCTGGCGTTTGCAGATGGAAACACGCTTATTAGGTAAAACTTTGCAGAGGCTTAGcctttctctgctgttctgcCTCCTGCCAGAGACCGTGTGTTTCTGTAGGGCCTGGGAAGGTCACCCTGTGAGGGGAAGGACTGCTACAAGTGTTCAGTCTCTGCTTGACTATACAAGCAAGTGACTGGAGGTCTCAGTACTCATGTGTCTGGTGATATACCATGCTGTCACATGGAAGGCTGGTGCCCTCTTTCACATGGGCCTCTTCCCACAATTCCAAATTGGCACTCAGAGCCGGAGTTGAATGGATTTAACACTGGAACTGCTCTTTTAACTTGCAGTTCTGGCCGTGATAAAATCTGCATGGTGTGGGACCTGAAAACCAGAGAAAGTAGACGAACCGTCCCTGTATACGAGGTGAAATTGCGTTTCATTTATTTGAGATCCTTTGTAGCTTCTAGGCCACAGTTTGTATGGTACCGCTCCCTCTTTATGTTCTTACATGTTGTGAAATcgtgtttctttcccttttactttCCAGAGGCCTTAAAACTCTGTCTgaagctgtttattttctttttctccttgcctGGTGTGGTCGTGTTAGTTCGAGGAAATATATGCCCccagtgctggaggaggagggaagggcaatcatggaaaaaaaatttgttctCATGTAGTCTCTTGCCTGCCTGTCCTTGGTAGCTGTGCAGTATGGGGTAGTGgagtggggggaggtgggggtgtgtCTGTTGGTATGAGAGGGCAGTTGCACAGCTCTGGTTGCTGAAATGGGACCCTGGTCCCTTGCACTCAACTGGTGTTTGGCCAACTCTCTTGCAGAGCGTGGAAGCTGCCGTCTTGTTACCTGAAAAGGGAGATTTCTCTCAACTGGGTGTGAAGAAACAAGGGTTGCACTTTGTCACAGCTGGCAGCAAAGGTGAGCGTCCTGGCATGTCGCTGCTGGATTTGGAGACTGAAGAAGGACTGTACTTCATTGCTTTTGTTCCTGGGATGTGTGTTCTTTGTGTGGCAGAAGCCTTGGGCTGAACTTTgagggctggagagcagagcctggTCCTGAGGTCCTCTGACAGTAATGGATGAGTGGGATCGATTAGGCATGCTGTGGAACTTTAACTATCTATGTTTTCAAACTGCAAAAAGTTTGATttgggatggagaagaaaaactTCGTGGCCCTTCCTGCCACTGTGATTGGATCTCTTCACAGTCTCGCCTTAAAGCTGTGCAGCTTTTTCTAGTGGGCAAGGCCAGGGTTTGTTTTATATTCTTTGGACAATCACTGCCTAAAACAGTGTCTCTGACAGGTAATTTATATCATAATTTTTGTTAGGCATCCTGAAAGTTTGGGAAGTTGCCACAGCCGCTTGCGTGTATACCCAGCCTGTGCCCTTTGAGTCCAAGGAGGAGGCCAGCGAGCGCAGCCTCACCCAGTGCATGCTTGTGCCTGAGAGACATGAGATTGTCACAGTGTCCGTTGAACACAACATTGTTTTTTACGATGCTCAAACTCTTCAGCTCAGGAAGCAGGTAACAACCCTCagcctcccttttcctcttcctttgtccATACTTTAGGATCAGCTCTGTTCCTGGCGAAGGCTTTGTGCAGGGGtgccctcctctcctgcctgttcTTGAGCTGTTCCTTGGTTACAAGTCAGAAAGCCAGTTTCACTGGTGAGGTTGTGTGGAGGAATATTGCACAGACACAaacataggaaaagaaaacagaacaggcCTAGCCAAAAATCCTCCATCTTATATCTAAGATTATTACATGCAGCATTACATGAAAAGTAACAGTAACACAGCCTCACTGAGCATGGTGCCATTTGGTACTTCTCTAACCAGATGACTTCTTCCTGTTAAACTGTTCCTGTTCTGCCATCCTCAGCTTGCAGGTTACAACGATGAGGTTCTGGATGTGAAGTTCCTCGGGCCTGGTGATTCTCACATTGTTGTGGCTACCAACAGCCCTCAGCTGAAAGTGTTTGAACTGGCAACATTGCACTGCCAGATCCTCTATGGCCACACAGGTGTGTGTGATCAGCTCTGATGTAcgtgggtgggagggagatgtgaaagcatttctttgtccAGCTTCTTGCTAAACTTTTATGTGGAGACTGGAGTCCTCGAGTTCTCCCTGGAACAGCATCACAAAAAGTTTTGGAGTTGTGCAGAGAAAGTATATGTTATGCCATCCTGGTTTTGCAAACACCAGTTTACTTTATCCAGGTCTGTCAGTTCAGTCCCTTTCACTAGCTGTGAGATCAATTTAAATTGGTATGTGAATGCAGGCTCTGAATGCAGTTTTGTGGCTGCAAGTGACAGACTCGCACCAATGCTGTAAGCAGCCAGTCACTCTGTAGTGAGTTTGGATATGTTCCTGAGTGTCCCAAACCTGTCCCTGGGTCATTAAGCAATGGGCTTATTAATTCATGCGTTTCTATTGTCTGATCTCAGTATTACTTTGCAtccaactatttttttcttcttctgtttagAAACAATTCTTGCTTTGGATGTCTTCAGAAAAGGCCTGATGTTTGTCAGCTGTGCTAAGGTGTGTTAGTTTTCTTCATTTAATGAAACTCTTCATTTCTAGTGATCTTTATGGGCAGAGTTGTATTCTTTTTTGGTGATCAAGAAAGGGCTTTTGTTCAGACGGAATTCCTGTCTGCTACATCCCCCAAATATGAGGTTCTTTCACTATCCCTTTTTAACGTTGTCCCTGGGGAAATGCGATTGATTGTATTTTATTAGTCTGAAAGGAGATGTCTCATTCTCCAAGCGTCTTGCTCTTGCATTAGAGTTCAGAGATGTCATTAGTGTGAGGCTGATGGGGAGCTGTGGGTAAAAACCATGTTGGAAGGAAAGGTGTGGACTGCCCTGATACCCCCATAAATAAACCTCCATGCTGGAATCCCAGACTGGAGCACACAGAGTTTGGCTGTGTCTGCCCTCACCTGCTCTGATTAATTCAGGCAAAGGCTCAAGTTTGAGAAGTGAATAGTCAGGCTCATGGACGTGGTGAACACATGGGGAACCAATCACTTGTCAAAAAACCACAGCAGTTTATGTCCTCTCCTATTACAGGACAAAAGCCTTCGAGTCTGGCGGATGAACAAAGATGGAAGGGTGATCTGTGTTGCCCAAGGACTGGGTCATGCACATGGGGTAGGCGCTGTGTCTTGCTCAAGGTAATAAAAATCAGACGAGGGTTTATCTTTACAAGCATGAGTCATGGTTGCTTTGCTGATCCTCAGGGTGAATGTTTTGGTGGATGCCTGCCTCTGAGCCATGCTGTTTCTCATTCTTGGTTCCAGCTTGTCATGGTGCTCTGAGTTTGAAGGaaggataatttttttgttttttttgatgCACATCTGTCTCTGCTTAAGTTGTaaagtttgcatttctttgttaGTCTAACTCCTGTTTGCCttaaagagcagcagctggataAGTTGCCCCATAAAGCTTGAGTGATCTGGAGAGGAGGGTTGGGGAGTGAAGGGAATGTGTCTATGAAGGCGCTTGCTTGAACAGCATGTCTGTTTATCAGCTCTTCTCCTTTCTCGGTGCTGCCTAACAGCCTGGAAAGCACAGCTTGCCTGTTCAAGAGCTGCTGTGGACCTTTGTCTGTAAACGATGAGAGCTAGCAGTGCTCTGGCTTAATGTCTGAATTGTTGGAGGCTGTCCCAGGGACCTAAGTAAAATGAAAGACAGCttgaaaaaacattaaagcacTCTGTTTCACATCCCAGCAGAGAAACCATGTGTAGATCCCAGTAGGGGAGGGGAAGACCTCTTTTTCTGTGCACAGGAAGCCACTGTTTTGCTTCCTTACACTTGACATCTTTATTCCTTTCAGACTGAAAGAAAGCTTCATAGTAACCAGCAGCCAAGACTGCACAATCAAGATCTGGAATATCCCGGAATCCCTCACTTCCAAAGCAAAAGCGGCCTTGATCTCCAGTCCAGAAATCCTTCATGCAAAAGTGACTGAGAGGGGTCATGACAAGGTAAAGCTCATGTGGTGTTAGAACATGCTTTTAGTACTTAAACCTTTCTCTGTGTTGTACCCTACATTTATTACCTGTCTGAAAGCTAGAGCAAAGACTTAAACTGCTTTGCGCTCTCTGTACTTGTGTGACTTCTCTAGGACATAAACAGTGTGGCAGTTTCTCCAAATGACAAGCTCATTGCCACAGGCTCGCAGGATCGGCTGGCCAAGCTGTGGTCCTGTTCTGATTGCTCTTTGCTGGGTGTCTTCACTGGACATAAGCGTGGAATCTGGTGTGTGCAGTTCTCCCCGGTGGATCAGATCTTGGCCACTTCTTCAGCAGATGGGACCCTGAAGCTTTGGGGCCTTCGGGACTTCAGCTGTCTGAAGGTAATCATagtcatagggttggaagggacctctggagatcgtc carries:
- the RPS2 gene encoding small ribosomal subunit protein uS5 produces the protein MADDAGAAGGAGAARGGFRGGFGTGLRGRGRGRGRGRGRGRGARGGKAEDKEWIPVTKLGRLVKDMKIKSLEEIYLFSLPIKESEIIDFFLGSSLKDEVLKIMPVQKQTRAGQRTRFKAFVAIGDYNGHVGLGVKCSKEVATAIRGAIILAKLSIVPVRRGYWGNKIGKPHTVPCKVTGRCGSVLVRLIPAPRGTGIVSAPVPKKLLMMAGIDDCYTSARGCTATLGNFAKATFDAISKTYSYLTPDLWKETVFTKSPYQEFTDHLAKTHTRVSVQRTQAAAVATT
- the TBL3 gene encoding transducin beta-like protein 3; protein product: MEAAAASPVRFKSNYAVSRKIEPFYKGGRVQINRDGKFMFCPCGTKLNVIEVETGALHSLQQDEEEDITSFVLSPDDEILVTGSRALLLKQWNWRENKCVRTWKAVHTAPVASMAFDSTSTLLATGGCDSTIKIWDMIKQYCTHNLKGSSGVVHLVEFHPDISRLQLFSSSIDYKIRIWDLNSSKCVAMLDGHFSAVTSLAFADGNTLISSGRDKICMVWDLKTRESRRTVPVYESVEAAVLLPEKGDFSQLGVKKQGLHFVTAGSKGILKVWEVATAACVYTQPVPFESKEEASERSLTQCMLVPERHEIVTVSVEHNIVFYDAQTLQLRKQLAGYNDEVLDVKFLGPGDSHIVVATNSPQLKVFELATLHCQILYGHTETILALDVFRKGLMFVSCAKDKSLRVWRMNKDGRVICVAQGLGHAHGVGAVSCSRLKESFIVTSSQDCTIKIWNIPESLTSKAKAALISSPEILHAKVTERGHDKDINSVAVSPNDKLIATGSQDRLAKLWSCSDCSLLGVFTGHKRGIWCVQFSPVDQILATSSADGTLKLWGLRDFSCLKTFEGHDASVLKIVFVSRGTQLLSSGSDGLLKLWTIKTNECVKTLDGHEDRIWGLHSNKQDDMVVSASSDSCITLWKDVTEIEEKEAQAKQEEQIMKEQELSNLLHEKRYLKALGLAISLDRPHTVLMVIKAILKETDGRKHLEENIVRLRKDQKEAVLAFLVTWNTNSRNCHEAQAVIETLLKHEAPDSLLQYSGIKSAVESLLPYTERHFQRLSRLLQASMFIDFMWQNMRLADAAQQEDVTL